In one Nicotiana tomentosiformis chromosome 6, ASM39032v3, whole genome shotgun sequence genomic region, the following are encoded:
- the LOC104119252 gene encoding uncharacterized protein isoform X2 has translation MAACSFGAAGFKLTNLNLGSTKPKFLLHNLRTKKLIQNDGLLLTKKSRKTLFGCRCSTVEAESAAAVVSDNSDDSLRKIISSEAASPLIPNSYELGGFHLYVKRDLTGPSTTSLPAISNPVNIHSSVEVADSNGSASSSSLAITKSSPPSDGIQTMIDKAADEGLVIIQSPRVGYFRRSRTIKGKRAPPSCKEKQQVKEGQVVCFIEQLGGELPVESDVSGEVIKILQKDGEPVGYGDPLISILPSFPGIKKLQ, from the exons ATGGCTGCAT GTAGTTTTGGGGCTGCTGGCTTTAAGTTAACAAATTTGAATTTGGGCTCCACTAAGCCCAAATTTTTATTGCACAATCTGAGAACTAAGAAATTGATTCAGAATGATGGGTTGCTATTAACCAAGAAATCAAGGAAGACGTTGTTTGGTTGCCGGTGTTCGACTGTTGAAGCTGAAT CTGCAGCAGCTGTAGTTAGTGATAATTCAGATGATAGTTTGAGAAAGATTATTTCTTCAGAAGCAGCAAGTCCATTGATTCCAAACTCATATGAG CTTGGTGGGTTTCATTTATATGTGAAGAGAGACTTGACGGGGCCAAGTACAACTTCATTGCCTGCGATATCGAATCCTGTCAATATTCACTCATCTGTTGAAGTGGCTGATTCAAATGGCTCAGCCTCGTCATCATCATTAGCCATCACCAAGTCTTCACCTCCCTCAGATGGAATTCAGACAATGATTGATAAAGCTGCAGATGAGGGCTTGGTGATAATTCAATCTCCTAGG GTTGGCTATTTCAGAAGATCTCGAACCATAAAGGGAAAGCGTGCACCTCCATCTTGTAAAGAA AAGCAGCAAGTGAAGGAGGGACAAGTAGTTTGCTTCATTGAGCAGCTTGGTGGCGAGCTCCCTGTTGAG TCTGATGTATCTGGAGAGGTTATCAAGATACTCCAAAAAGACGGAG AACCTGTTGGATATGGTGACCCTCTAATCTCAATCCTTCCTTCTTTCCCTGGTATAAAGAAGCTTCAATAG
- the LOC104119252 gene encoding uncharacterized protein isoform X1 — translation MAACSFGAAGFKLTNLNLGSTKPKFLLHNLRTKKLIQNDGLLLTKKSRKTLFGCRCSTVEAESAAAVVSDNSDDSLRKIISSEAASPLIPNSYEVESLLTEICDTTSIAEVELKLGGFHLYVKRDLTGPSTTSLPAISNPVNIHSSVEVADSNGSASSSSLAITKSSPPSDGIQTMIDKAADEGLVIIQSPRVGYFRRSRTIKGKRAPPSCKEKQQVKEGQVVCFIEQLGGELPVESDVSGEVIKILQKDGEPVGYGDPLISILPSFPGIKKLQ, via the exons ATGGCTGCAT GTAGTTTTGGGGCTGCTGGCTTTAAGTTAACAAATTTGAATTTGGGCTCCACTAAGCCCAAATTTTTATTGCACAATCTGAGAACTAAGAAATTGATTCAGAATGATGGGTTGCTATTAACCAAGAAATCAAGGAAGACGTTGTTTGGTTGCCGGTGTTCGACTGTTGAAGCTGAAT CTGCAGCAGCTGTAGTTAGTGATAATTCAGATGATAGTTTGAGAAAGATTATTTCTTCAGAAGCAGCAAGTCCATTGATTCCAAACTCATATGAG GTGGAATCTCTCCTTACAGAAATATGTGATACAACCTCCATTGCAGAAGTTGAACTAAAA CTTGGTGGGTTTCATTTATATGTGAAGAGAGACTTGACGGGGCCAAGTACAACTTCATTGCCTGCGATATCGAATCCTGTCAATATTCACTCATCTGTTGAAGTGGCTGATTCAAATGGCTCAGCCTCGTCATCATCATTAGCCATCACCAAGTCTTCACCTCCCTCAGATGGAATTCAGACAATGATTGATAAAGCTGCAGATGAGGGCTTGGTGATAATTCAATCTCCTAGG GTTGGCTATTTCAGAAGATCTCGAACCATAAAGGGAAAGCGTGCACCTCCATCTTGTAAAGAA AAGCAGCAAGTGAAGGAGGGACAAGTAGTTTGCTTCATTGAGCAGCTTGGTGGCGAGCTCCCTGTTGAG TCTGATGTATCTGGAGAGGTTATCAAGATACTCCAAAAAGACGGAG AACCTGTTGGATATGGTGACCCTCTAATCTCAATCCTTCCTTCTTTCCCTGGTATAAAGAAGCTTCAATAG